Proteins from a genomic interval of Debaryomyces hansenii CBS767 chromosome E complete sequence:
- a CDS encoding DEHA2E21824p (highly similar to uniprot|P39533 Saccharomyces cerevisiae YJL200c or uniprot|P19414 Saccharomyces cerevisiae YLR304c), protein MLSARRSIGANRTLNGIRRLATQAKFSSLEVPQDYVSRTPPYAKLIEKLNLVKKIVDNKPLTLAEKILYSHLVDPEESLASCKGQLSNIRGQEYLKLNPDRVAMQDASAQMALLQFMTCGMSKTAVPGSIHCDHLIVGKDGAEDDLTKSIATNKEVFDFLQSCGEKYGIQFWGPGSGIIHQIVLENFSVPGLMMLGTDSHTPNAGGLGAIAIGVGGADAVDALTGTPWELKAPKVLGVKLSGHLSGWSSPKDVITHLAGVLTVRGGTGYIVEYFGDGVESLSCTGMATICNMGAEIGATTSTFPYQDAHRRYLIQTDREPISKAADVANKEFNFLRADEGAEYDKVVEINLSELEPHVNGPFTPDLSTPISEFGETAKKENWPSTVSAGLIGSCTNSSYQDMSRAVSLIKQAEDAGLKPKIPFFVTPGSEQIRATIERDGLIDTFEKNGAIVLANACGPCIGQWDRTDVSKTSTESNAIFTSFNRNFRARNDGNRNTMNFLTSPDMVTAMIYSGDMSFNPVTDSIKLPNGKSFRFQPPIGEELPGSGFIKGRKEFYPEADPQPKADVEVNVSPESDRLQLLDPFQPWSGDEMSTNVLLRVEGKCTTDHISAAGAWLKYKGHLENISYNTLIGAVNKDTGEVNKAYDLNGDQYSIPELMMKWKDEDRPWVVVAEHNYGEGSAREHAALSPRFLGGSIILVKSFARIHETNLKKQGMLPLTFADEADYDKISPCDLLTTVDLKDMIAKDGNNGGVLRMKVTKKDGTEFEILCKHTMSKDQIEFFKAGSAINHIGNLKREQEASI, encoded by the coding sequence ATGTTAAGTGCTAGGAGATCTATTGGAGCAAACCGTACCCTTAATGGTATTAGAAGGTTAGCTACTCAAgcaaaattttcatctcTTGAAGTTCCCCAAGATTATGTATCAAGAACACCACCTTATGctaaattaatagaaaagTTAAACTTGGTCAAAAAGATCGTTGATAATAAGCCATTAACATTAGCGGAAAAGATATTATATTCTCATTTGGTTGATCCAGAAGAGAGTTTAGCGTCATGCAAAGGCCAGTTATCTAATATCAGAGGTCAAGAATACTTAAAATTGAATCCTGATAGAGTTGCAATGCAAGATGCGTCCGCCCAAATGGCATTATTACAATTCATGACATGCGGTATGTCGAAAACTGCGGTTCCGGGTTCTATTCATTGTGATCATTTAATTGTCGGGAAAGATGGTGCTGAGGACGATTTGACTAAATCCATCGCTACAAATAAAGAggtttttgatttcttacAAAGTTGCGGTGAAAAATATGGTATTCAATTTTGGGGACCAGGTTCGGGTattattcatcaaattGTTTTAGAAAACTTTTCTGTTCCCGGCTTAATGATGTTGGGAACTGATTCACACACCCCAAATGCTGGTGGTTTAGGTGCTATCGCAATTGGTGTTGGAGGTGCTGATGCAGTTGATGCTTTGACTGGTACTCCATGGGAATTAAAGGCACCAAAAGTATTAGGTGTAAAATTAAGTGGTCACTTATCTGGCTGGTCATCGCCAAAGGATGTTATCACCCATTTGGCAGGTGTTTTAACTGTTCGTGGTGGTACTGGATATATTGTGGAATACTTTGGAGATGGCGTTGAAAGTTTGTCTTGTACAGGTATGGCCACCATTTGTAACATGGGAGCAGAAATTGGTGCAACTACTTCGACTTTCCCTTATCAGGATGCCCACCGTCgttatttgattcaaacAGATAGAGAACCAATTTCTAAAGCTGCTGACGTTGCtaataaagaattcaacttcttgaGAGCAGATGAAGGTGCTGAATATGATAAAGTAGTTGAAATTAACTTATCTGAGTTAGAACCTCATGTTAATGGTCCATTCACTCCAGATTTATCAACACCTATATCTGAATTTGGTGAAACCGCGAAAAAGGAAAACTGGCCTTCCACGGTAAGTGCTGGGTTAATTGGTTCTTGTACAAACTCTTCTTATCAAGATATGTCTCGTGCTGTTTCTCTTATTAAGCAAGCAGAAGACGCAGGCTTGAAGCCAAAGATTCCATTCTTTGTTACTCCTGGTTCAGAACAAATTAGAGCTACTATCGAAAGAGATGGATTAATTGATACTTTCGAGAAAAATGGTGCGATTGTGTTAGCTAATGCATGTGGTCCTTGTATTGGTCAATGGGACAGAACAGATGTCTCAAAAACTTCTACTGAATCTAACGCAATCTTCACTTCTTTTAATAGAAATTTCAGAGCAAGAAATGATGGTAACAGAAATACTATGAACTTTTTAACTTCTCCCGACATGGTTACTGCTATGATTTATTCAGGAGATATGAGTTTTAATCCAGTTACTGACTCCATTAAATTGCCAAATGGGAAATCTTTTAGGTTTCAACCTCCTATTGGTGAGGAATTACCAGGTAGTGGATTTATTAAGGGCCGTAAGGAATTCTATCCAGAAGCTGATCCACAGCCAAAAGCTGATGTTGAAGTTAACGTTTCACCAGAATCTGATAGGTTGCAACTCTTAGATCCTTTCCAACCTTGGTCAGGTGATGAGATGTCTACTAATGTTTTGCTTAGAGTTGAAGGTAAATGTACCACTGATCATATCTCTGCTGCTGGTGCTTGGTTGAAATATAAAGGTCACTTAGAAAATATCTCATACAATACTTTAATTGGTGCAGTTAATAAAGATACAGGTGAAGTGAATAAAGCCTATGACTTAAATGGTGATCAATATAGCATTCCtgaattaatgatgaaatggAAAGATGAAGACCGTCCATGGGTTGTTGTTGCCGAACATAACTACGGTGAAGGTTCTGCAAGAGAACACGCTGCATTATCACCAAGGTTTTTGGGCGGTTCGATCATTTTAGTTAAATCATTTGCTAGAATTCATGAAacaaacttgaagaaacaaGGTATGTTACCTTTAACTTTTGCTGATGAAGCTGattatgataaaatttctcCATGTGACTTATTAACCACGGTTGATTTAAAGGATATGATTGCTAAGGATGGTAATAACGGAGGAGTTTTAAGAATGAAGGTGACTAAAAAGGATGGTActgaatttgaaatcttgTGTAAGCATACTATGTCTAAAgatcaaattgaatttttcaaagcGGGTTCTGCTATTAATCACATCGGTAATTTAAAAAGAGAACAAGAAGCATCGATCTAA
- a CDS encoding DEHA2E21846p (similar to uniprot|P16140 Saccharomyces cerevisiae YBR127C VMA2 Vacuolar H+ ATPase regulatory subunit (subunit B) of the catalytic (V1) sector), with product MLNDKELYELNKKAVTEGFNIKPRINYNTVGGVNGPLVILDNVKFPRYNEIVNLTLPDGSVRSGQVLEVKGSKAIVQVFEGTSGIDVKKTRVEFTGQNLKIAVSEDMLGRIFDGSGRPIDKGPKIFAEDYLDINGSPINPYARIYPEEMISTGISAIDTMNSIARGQKIPIFSASGLPHNEIAAQICRQAGLVRPTKDVHDGHEENFSIVFAAMGVNLETSRFFKQDFEENGSLERTSLFLNLANDPTIERIITPRLALTTAEYLAYQTERHVLTILTDMSSYADALREVSAAREEVPGRRGYPGYMYTDLSTIYERAGRVEGRNGSITQVPILTMPNDDITHPIPDLTGYITEGQISVDRQLDNKGIYPPINVLPSLSRLMKSAIGEGMTRKDHGDVSNQLYAKYAIGRDAAAMKAVVGEEALSTEDKLSLEFLEKFEKNFVSQGAYENRTVFESLDQAWALLRIYPKEMLNRISPKILAEFYERDREQEDDDDEEEEDADKSHDNLIDA from the coding sequence ATGTTAAAcgataaagaattatatgAGTTAAATAAAAAAGCCGTTACTGAAGGGTTTAACATTAAACcaagaattaattataaCACTGTTGGAGGTGTCAATGGTCCGTTAGTTATATTAGATAATGTGAAATTCCCACGTTACAATGAAATTGTTAACCTAACTTTGCCTGATGGATCAGTCAGATCAGGTCAGGTTTTAGAAGTCAAGGGTAGTAAGGCCATTGTTCAAGTTTTCGAAGGTACGTCGGGGATTGATGTCAAGAAAACTAGAGTTGAATTTACAGGTCAAAACTTGAAGATTGCTGTATCTGAAGATATGTTAGGTCGTATTTTTGATGGTTCAGGTAGACCAATTGATAAAGGTCCAAAGATTTTTGCTGAAGATTACTTGGATATTAACGGTTCTCCAATTAATCCATATGCACGTATTTATCCAGAAGAAATGATTTCTACTGGTATTTCTGCTATTGATACTATGAATTCGATTGCTAGAGGACAAAAGATTCCTATTTTCTCTGCTTCTGGTTTACCACATAATGAAATTGCTGCACAGATATGTAGACAAGCGGGTTTAGTTAGACCAACTAAGGACGTTCATGATGGTCATGAAGAAAACTTCTCTATTGTTTTCGCTGCTATGGGTGTTAACTTAGAAACTTCGAGATTTTTTAAGCAAGATTTCGAAGAAAACGGGTCCTTGGAAAGAACTTCCTTATTCTTAAATTTGGCAAATGATCcaacaattgaaagaatcaTCACTCCTCGTTTGGCATTGACTACTGCTGAATACTTAGCTTATCAAACTGAAAGACATGTCTTAACTATTTTGACTGATATGTCTTCTTATGCTGATGCTTTAAGAGAAGTTTCGGCGGCAAGAGAAGAAGTTCCAGGTAGAAGAGGTTATCCAGGTTATATGTACACAGATTTGTCTACCATTTATGAAAGAGCTGGTAGAGTTGAAGGAAGGAATGGTTCGATCACCCAAGTTCCAATTTTAACAATGCCTAACGATGATATTACTCACCCAATTCCGGATTTAACTGGGTATATTACTGAAGGTCAAATTTCTGTAGATCGTCAATTAGATAATAAAGGTATCTATCCACCAATTAACGTTTTGCCTTCATTGTCACGTTTGATGAAATCAGCTATCGGTGAAGGTATGACTAGAAAAGACCATGGTGACgtttcaaatcaattgtATGCTAAATATGCTATTGGTAGAGATGCAGCAGCAATGAAAGCTGTTGTCGGTGAAGAAGCTTTGTCCACTGAAGATAAATTGTCATTGGAATTTTTAGAAAAATTCGAAAAGAACTTCGTTTCTCAAGGTGCTTACGAAAATAGAACTGTTTTCGAATCTTTAGATCAAGCATGGGCATTGTTGAGAATCTATCCAAAGGAGATGTTAAATAGAATTAGTCCAAAGATTTTAGCTGAATTTTATGAAAGAGACAGAGAACAAgaagacgatgatgatgaggaagaagaagatgctGATAAATCGCACgataatttgattgatGCTTAA